One Numida meleagris isolate 19003 breed g44 Domestic line unplaced genomic scaffold, NumMel1.0 unplaced_Scaffold458, whole genome shotgun sequence genomic window carries:
- the LOC110391685 gene encoding osteoclast-associated immunoglobulin-like receptor — protein sequence MALALILGWCLVAASRAQHLPRPSLSLHPSQGVSLGDNVTLRCHLPSPAARVMLYQNRQWRTKKEKEKRKTTVEFSFLNTKRTDMGVYRCQYRVLDPPGTSEQSDPVELLVTDHTFPPPGISLSPDEHVRTGTNVTIQCWNQG from the exons gttggtgtctggtggcagccagcagggcacagcacc TGCCCCGACCCTCCCTCTCactgcaccccagccagggggtgtccctgggggaCAATGTCACCCTGCGGTGCcacctgcccagccctgctgcccggGTCATGCTCTACCAGAACAGACAATGGAGAAccaagaaggagaaggagaagcgGAAGACCACAGTGGAGTTCTCCTTTCTTAACACAAAGAGGACAGACATGGGGGTGTATCGGTGCCAATATCGGGTGTTGGATCCACCTGGAACATCAGAGCAGAGTGACCCCGTGGAACTGTTGGTGACAG ATCACACTTTCCCCCCACCTGGCATTTCCCTGAGCCCTGACGAACACGTGAGAACTGGGACCAATGTCACCATCCAGTGCTGGAACCAGGGT